One Burkholderia cepacia genomic window carries:
- a CDS encoding IclR family transcriptional regulator domain-containing protein has product MNKADLDKRDWIAGLEKGLAILEAFDSQHARMTPTQAAARTGLTRTAARRYLLTLESLGYVYTDGKLYGLTPRVLRVGWSYFDSARLPRTVQPYLQQLSASLNESAYVSVLDGWELVFIARNGVSRVMTTGFVLGARVPAPLTSPGVVLLAHHPDRDAVRAWLDDTELPPFTPHTVTNKARLLEQVDQAREAGFAAIEQQLQVGVRGIAVPLKNRHGEVVAALSTNMPIGAETTDAAVRRVLPHLQEAALAMLNVL; this is encoded by the coding sequence ATGAACAAGGCCGACCTCGACAAGCGCGACTGGATTGCCGGCCTCGAAAAAGGCCTGGCGATCCTCGAGGCGTTCGACAGCCAGCACGCACGCATGACGCCCACCCAGGCCGCCGCGCGTACCGGCCTCACGCGCACGGCCGCGCGACGCTACCTGCTGACGCTCGAATCGCTCGGCTACGTGTACACCGACGGCAAGCTGTACGGCCTCACGCCGCGCGTGCTGCGGGTCGGCTGGTCGTACTTCGATTCGGCGCGCCTGCCGCGCACGGTCCAGCCCTATCTGCAGCAACTGAGCGCGTCGCTGAACGAATCGGCGTATGTGAGCGTGCTCGACGGCTGGGAACTCGTGTTCATCGCGCGCAACGGCGTGTCGCGCGTGATGACGACCGGCTTCGTGCTCGGCGCGCGCGTGCCGGCCCCGCTCACGTCGCCGGGCGTCGTGCTGCTCGCCCACCATCCGGATCGCGACGCCGTGCGCGCATGGCTCGACGACACCGAACTGCCGCCGTTCACGCCGCACACGGTCACCAACAAGGCGCGCCTGCTCGAACAGGTCGACCAGGCTCGCGAGGCCGGCTTCGCGGCGATCGAACAGCAACTGCAGGTCGGCGTGCGCGGCATCGCGGTGCCCCTGAAGAACCGTCACGGCGAAGTGGTCGCGGCGCTGAGCACGAACATGCCGATCGGCGCGGAGACGACCGACGCGGCCGTGCGGCGCGTCCTGCCGCACCTGCAGGAAGCCGCGCTCGCAATGCTCAACGTCCTCTGA
- a CDS encoding YcaO-like family protein, which translates to MVMHTMSSSLRARSAHETLELVKPLAKRLGITRVTDTTWLDRVGIPVFASIRPKALSGSLCVNAGKGCHPDEAKIGAYMEAIEFAYAEYGRTELQAVPSTPREMAGTFPSGVTFASLCPRYGHPLDPDGLMYAVDAHSVLDDHLVRIPSELVFIPDSRNDGQKPFGESSNGLSSGNSVLEASVHGLYELMERDVQSFDFLHDQSALVNLDNVPEGVEKLVCLIHGAGLQLVVRYTQNEFRLPYFQAFLTEQVPEMPVSIATGTGFHCSKSIALVRAICEAAQSRLSHIHGGRDDIIRRVQYFDKVGRDAEIKAINELRTKAFSSAAAINYSEIFEPSTPRTLDDAWTHALSALERVDVRAIFRVTFTNPSDQLQVVRILAPGLESFDPNLKRLGPRLASYAQKHL; encoded by the coding sequence ATGGTTATGCACACGATGAGCTCAAGCCTTCGAGCGAGATCGGCACATGAGACGCTGGAGCTTGTAAAACCTCTGGCAAAGCGACTGGGTATTACTCGAGTTACGGATACGACTTGGCTTGACCGAGTCGGCATTCCTGTCTTTGCAAGCATACGGCCGAAAGCGCTAAGCGGGTCCCTGTGTGTAAATGCGGGAAAGGGGTGCCATCCCGACGAAGCAAAAATCGGTGCCTACATGGAGGCGATCGAGTTCGCGTACGCGGAATATGGGCGTACTGAACTCCAGGCGGTCCCCAGTACTCCACGTGAAATGGCAGGCACTTTTCCCTCCGGAGTCACCTTCGCCTCGCTTTGCCCGCGCTACGGACATCCGCTCGATCCGGACGGATTGATGTACGCGGTTGATGCTCATAGCGTTTTAGATGACCATTTGGTGAGAATTCCATCCGAGCTCGTTTTCATTCCGGACTCGAGGAACGATGGTCAAAAGCCCTTCGGAGAAAGCTCGAATGGACTTTCCTCCGGTAATAGTGTGCTTGAGGCAAGCGTCCATGGGCTATATGAGCTTATGGAACGGGACGTTCAATCCTTTGATTTTTTGCACGACCAGTCTGCGCTGGTCAATCTCGATAATGTGCCGGAAGGCGTCGAAAAACTCGTCTGTTTGATTCATGGGGCCGGATTGCAACTTGTGGTTCGGTATACTCAAAATGAATTCAGATTGCCATATTTTCAGGCATTTTTGACTGAGCAGGTGCCTGAAATGCCTGTATCGATTGCTACCGGTACGGGGTTTCACTGTTCAAAATCCATTGCATTAGTTCGAGCCATCTGTGAAGCCGCCCAAAGTCGCCTAAGCCACATTCATGGAGGTCGCGATGACATTATTCGACGGGTGCAGTATTTCGATAAGGTTGGTCGTGATGCAGAGATTAAGGCCATCAACGAACTGCGAACAAAAGCCTTTTCATCTGCGGCAGCAATCAACTATTCCGAAATCTTTGAGCCGTCAACTCCACGCACGCTCGACGACGCGTGGACGCACGCGCTATCAGCCCTAGAGAGGGTTGATGTTCGAGCGATATTCCGAGTCACTTTTACCAATCCGTCCGACCAACTTCAAGTGGTTCGCATCCTCGCTCCAGGGCTCGAATCATTCGATCCGAACTTGAAGCGCCTAGGACCTCGCCTCGCCTCGTATGCTCAAAAACACCTTTAA